From the genome of Laspinema palackyanum D2c:
TCCCTCATTCTCACCCTGGTGAGTAAACTCGCCCTGGGGTCGCAACTCACCCTCACCAGTGCCCTGAATTTACATCCCGTTGCCGTTGCCGGATACATTGGGTTAATCGCCACCGCCTTAAACCTGATTCCCGTGGGTCAATTGGATGGGGGACATATCATTCATGCCATGTTTGGGCAGGTGCAAGCCGCCCGGATTAGCCAATTTACCCGGTTTGCCTTCCTCGGACTCTCTTGGGTGCAACGGGGATGGATTATTTGGGCAATTTTGTTATTCTTCATGCCGATTGTGGATTCCCCGGCCCTGAATGATGTCAGCGAACTGGATAATCGCCGGGATTTTTTGGGCTTAGTGGCGATCGCCCTGTTTTTGGCGATCGTCTTACCGGCACCCCGACTGATCACCCAGTGGTTAAATATAATTTGAAGGGAATATCAAACTGGAGGATACCCCCGAATCTTAGGCCCTAGGCTCATTTTCCCTGGCTCATGCGAGCGATCGCCCTATTCCCCAATCTCAGGAGTTTTCAGAGTTTTTATGAACGACAAACAACCCGTTACAGTCATTGGTGCCGGACTTGCAGGCACCGAAGCCGCGTGGCAAATTGCTCGCGCTGGGGTCCCCGTCGTCCTCTATGAAATGCGACCCGTGCAAATGACCCCCGCCCATCATACCGGGGAATTTGCCGAACTGGTTTGCAGCAACTCCTTTGGGGCCAAAGCCAGCGATCGGGCTGCCGGATTACTCCATGAAGAACTGCGCCAACTCGGGTCCCTCGTCATCGGTACCGCCGATCGCCATCAAGTCCCTGCCGGTGGTGCACTCGCCGTCGATCGCGGCGTCTTTAGCCATGAACTTACCGAAACCCTTGCCAACCACCCCTTAATCGACCTCCGCCGGGAAGAAGCCCCCGCCATTCCCCAAGATGGCATCGTCGTCCTCACCACCGGACCCCTCACCACCCCTGCCCTCGCCACCGACTTGCAGCGCTTCACCGGCATGGAATACATGAGCTTTTTTGATGCTGCCAGTCCGATCGTTGTCGGTGACTCCATCAATCTGGATATCGCCTTCCGTGCCTCCCGGTATGACAAAGGGGACGCCGACTATATCAATTGTCCCATGAACAAAGAACAATACCTGCATTTTTGGCAGGAATTGTGCAAAGCGGAACAAGCGGAATTGAAAGACTTTGACCGGGAAACCTCGAAATTTTTTGAAGCCTGTTTACCCATTGAAGAGATGGCAAAACGGGGAGAAGATACCATGCGATATGGTCCCGTCAAACCCGTGGGATTAAGTGACCCCCGCAGTGAAAATCGTCCTTATGCCGTGGTGCAATTGCGCCAAGAAGACAAAGCCGGACAACTCTGGAACATGGTGGGATTCCAAACTAATTTGCGTTGGGGAGAACAAAAGCGAGTCTTTCAATTAATTCCGGGATTAGAAAATGCCGAATTTGTCCGCATGGGAGTGATGCATCGCAATACCTTTATTAATTCCCCGCAATTGTTAGACCGAACCTTACAGTTCAAAGGGCGATCGACCCTCCTAGCGG
Proteins encoded in this window:
- the trmFO gene encoding FADH(2)-oxidizing methylenetetrahydrofolate--tRNA-(uracil(54)-C(5))-methyltransferase TrmFO, producing MNDKQPVTVIGAGLAGTEAAWQIARAGVPVVLYEMRPVQMTPAHHTGEFAELVCSNSFGAKASDRAAGLLHEELRQLGSLVIGTADRHQVPAGGALAVDRGVFSHELTETLANHPLIDLRREEAPAIPQDGIVVLTTGPLTTPALATDLQRFTGMEYMSFFDAASPIVVGDSINLDIAFRASRYDKGDADYINCPMNKEQYLHFWQELCKAEQAELKDFDRETSKFFEACLPIEEMAKRGEDTMRYGPVKPVGLSDPRSENRPYAVVQLRQEDKAGQLWNMVGFQTNLRWGEQKRVFQLIPGLENAEFVRMGVMHRNTFINSPQLLDRTLQFKGRSTLLAAGQLTGTEGYTAATAGGWLAGTNAARLALGLKPVWLPYTTMMGALFSFISSASPKHFQPMPPNFGILPPFPQKIKSKPERYGKYRDRSLSHLGIWRTRLDVRVPALTT